AGCGCCGTCACGCTCGAGTTGAAGGCCGAGCTGACGAAGGGCACGGCGGCGGGCGTCCTGAGGCTGAGCGCCGATCGGCTCACCGTGCCGGCGGGTGGGACCGCGTCGGTGCAGGTCACGTCCGACACCACACACAGCGGCCCAGACGGGCTCTACACCGGCCGGCTGACGGCGACCGCCGGGAGCCAGCAGGTGAACGTGCCTCTGGTCGCCGACAAGGAGGTCGAGAGCTACGACGTCGCGGTCACGGTGCTCGGCGCTGACGGCAAGCCCGTCCCGGCCGACCGGGCGTTCGTCGGGCTGACCAACCTGACCACGTTCGAGTCGAGCGATCCCGGGCGCGTTGCCAAGGGCAAGTACGGGCTCGACGTCACCGCGTTCGGGCCGGCCGGCGAGCACTACCGGATGGTCCAGCCCGAACTCACGATCAGCAAGGACACCACGCTCGTCGTCGACCTCCGGAAGGCGAAGCCGGTCAAGATCACCGTGCCCAGGGCCGACGCCGGGACGTTCGTGGTCTTCTTCGGGTACGAGCTCACGAACCGGGCCGGCGACAAGGCGCTGACGTTCAACCTCCAGCCCGAGGGCGACAAGCTCTTCCTCGGCCGGATGGGCCGCCCGGCTGCCGCCGACCGGTTCCAGGGCTTCGTCGCGTCGTACGTCGGCAAGCTCGCCGCGGACGGCACGCTGACGGACACGCCGTACGTCTACGGGCTGATCGACACCCGCCGCGGCCAGTTCTTCGACGGCCTGCAGCGCCGGATCTTCACCGACCGCCAACTGGCCCACGTCGTTGCCCAGTACAAGGGTTCGGGGGAGTCGCAGTGGGCTCTGGCCGGTCGGCAGCCCGGTGTCGAGACGTTCCCGATCGCCGCGCCGGTCAAGCTCCCGGCCAGGGTCGACCAGTACCTGGAACCGCGCACCGACTGGCAGCAGATGCTCGGCGAGGTCCAGAACGAGCCCCGCCAGTACAAGGCCGGCCGGACGACGTACGAGACGCTGACGACGCCGTAGCTCGCCGCGAGCCGCTCTCCCGTGAACGGGGGAGCGGCTAGGGCGTGTCTCTCAATTCTCGCCTAGTGGTGCGGCCGGAGCGCCCGGTTGGCCGCGGGCTCTGCGATCTGGGCGCGGAACGGGTGCGCCGGGTAGACGCCGAGCAGGCGGACCTCGACCGAGAAGAAGGCGAGCTCCTCCAGGGCGAGCGCGAGATTCGGGTCCTCGGGGTGGCCCTCGACGTCGGCGTAGAACTGGGTGGCGAAGAACGTGCCGCCGAGCTGGTAGCTCTCCAGCTTGGTCATGTTGACGCCGTTGGTGGCGAACCCGCCGAGCGCCTTGTAGAGGGCGGCCGACACGTTGCGGACCCGGTAGATGAAGCTGGTGATCACCGGGCCGGAGCCGACCGGCGGGACCTCCGGCTCGCGGGACAGGACCAGGAAGCGAGTCGTGTTGTGGTGCTCGTCCTCGACGTCCGTGGCGAGCACATCCAGCCCGTACAGGCCGGCGGCGGCCCGCGGCGAGAGCGCGGCGACGGTCGGGTCGCCCAGCTCGGCGACCTCGCGGGCGGCACCGGCCGTGTCGTCGGCGACGACGGTCGACCAGCCGTGCTCGCGGATGATCTTGCGGCACTGCCCGAGCGCGTGGACGTGGCTGCGCACGGTGGTGATCGAGTCCAGCGTCGCGCCCGGCGAGGCCATCAGCTGGAAGTGGATCGGCAGGAAGTGCTCGCCGACGATGTGCAGCCCGGACTCCGGCAGCAGATGGTGGATGTCGGCTACCCGCCCGGCGATCGAGTTGTCCACCGGGATCATCGCCAGCCCGGCCCGCCCGGTGCTGACCGCCTCCAGCGCGTCCTCGAACGTGGTGCAGGGCAACTGCTCACGGTCGGGGAACATCTCGGTGCACGCCATCGCCGAGTTGGCGCCTGGCTCACCCTGATAAGCGATCGGTCCGTCCACGATCATCCAGGCTACGCCCCGGCTGTCTCAAGCTCCGGATCAGGTGTCCGACTTGCGGACCTTCTTCGGCGCGCCGGTGGTCGCCCGGCCCTCCAGCGTCTTGGCCTTGGTGGCGTACATGTCGACGTACTCCTGGCCGGACAGCTCCATGATCTTGTACATGATCTCGTCGGTGACCGCGCGCAGGATCAGCCGGTCGCCCTCCATCCCGTCGTACCGGGAGAAGTCCAGCGGCTCGCCGAACTTGACCGTCGGGGAGGCCAGTGACGCGACCACCTTGCCGGGCGGCGCGACCACGTCGGTGCCGATCACACCGACCGGGATCACCGGGACCTTGGCCTCCAGCGCCAGCCGCGCGACGCCGGTGCGGCCCTTGTAGAGCCGGCCGTCGTGCGAGCGGGTGCCCTCGGGATAGATGCCGAACAGGTCGCCGCGCTCGAGCACCTTCATCCCGGCCCGGATTGCGCCCTCGGACGCCGAACCGCCGGAGCGGTCGATCGGGACCTGGCCGGTGCCCTTGAAGAAGCCGCGCTGGAACCGGCCCTTGATCCCGGCGCCGGTGAAGTAGTCGGACTTCGCCACGAAGGTGATCCGGCGGCGGACCGCGAGCGGCATGAAGATCCAGTCGGCGTACGACAGGTGGTTGCTGGCGATGATCGCCGCGCCGAGCTCCGGGATGTTCTCGGCTCCCTCGATCCGGGGCCGGAAGATCCGCTTGACCGGGGGGCCGAGCACGACGTTCTTCAGCACCCAGTAGATGCCCTTGCCGTCACCGTCGCCAGTGTCGTCGACCTGCTGGTCGCGGTCCGGTTCGGGCCGCGGCGACTGTGCCGGTTGCGTCATCGATGTCCTCTCCTCACGATCCCCGAGCCCTCATGATGCCGTACGACGCCCGAACATGCTCCCGCGGCGGCGGCGCGCGGCAACCGCTGACAAGCAGCCCTCATCGTTCGTAGGCTTCTCACGGCGGGCTCCGGACGAGCCGCAGGGGGACGCCCGAGCAGGAGGGCCGCAGTTGTGAGGACTGGATTCAAGGCGCGCCGGCTGACGGCGGTGGTAGGGGTGGCCGCGGCCGTCTTCGCCGGACTGCCGCTCGCCGCGACGGCATCCGGGAGTACGACGGACGCGCAGGCGGCCCCCGAGGCCAAGGTGATACCGCTGCAGGTCACCGGCCCGGCGGCCTCCCGGTTCAACCTGGTGGTGATGGGCGACGGGTACACCGCCGCCGAGCTGCCGAAGTTCCGGGAGCAGGTGGACAAGCACCTGAACATCCTGTGGAGCATCGAGCCGTTCAAGTCCTACCGGAACTACCTCAACGTCTACGCGATCGAGATCCCGTCGCCGCAGAGCGGCGTCGACTGCGATCCGGACCTGACCTCGCCGAAGGTCGACACCCCGCTGAGCATGGGCTTCTGGGGCGGCTGCAACGCGGGGAGCGTCCAGCGCCTGCTGACGGTCAGCTCGGGCGCCGCCGCGTCGTACGCGGACCTGGTCGCCGGGACCACGTCGACCAACCGCCAGATCCTTGCTATCGGCAACAGCGACACGTACGGCGGCGCCGGCGGCAGCTACGCGACCGCGTCCGGCGGCAACGCGCTGTCCGCGCTGATCACGCCGCACGAGCTCGGCCACTCGCTCGGCGGGCTGCAGGACGAGTACGACTACTATGCCCGCGGCGACCGCGGCGAGCCGTACGTCGGTCCGGAGCCCAGCTCGATCCACCACACGCTGCTCACCGAGCAGCAGATGCTGGCCGAGCAGAAGAAGTGGTGGCGCTGGCTCGGCGACGACAGCGAGAGCGGCGGCAAGATCGGGCGCTTCGAGGCCGGCCAGTACGCCGGGTCGGGGATCTGGCGGCCGAGCAAGCACTCGATGATGAAGGTGCTCGGCTACTACTTCGACCAGGTCTCGCGGGAGCGGATGACCCAGCGGATCTCGTCCCGCGCGACGCTCTTCCAGGCCAGTACGCCGGCCGGCACGGTCGCGGGTGATCAGGTGGTCTGGCTGCAGACCCTGCACCCGGCAAGCCACGAGCTCGACGTCAGCTGGACCCTCGACGGCATCGAGCTGGAGACGTCCAACGCACGGTCGCTCGACCTCGGCACGCTCGATCTGGCTCCGGGAGCGCACACGTTGACCGCGAAGATCGTCGACCCCACCGATTTCGTCCGCGACCCGGCTGTTCGGGCGTCGTCCGCGCTGACGGCGACCCGCACGTGGACGGTGGACACCAGCAAGTCGGCCCTCGCCCCCGCCCCAGCCGGCGAAGCCGTGCCGGCGGCGACCGCGGCCGACGCCCCCGCTTTCACCACCTCCACCGCCACGGATCACCCCGTCAACGCGGACGAGGTCGTCTACGTCGAGACCACCCAGTCCGACACCGACCAGCCGGGCGTGAGCTGGCAGCTCGACGGCGCCGACGTACCGAATCCGGGCAACGACCGCGACTTCGACCTCTCCGCCCTGAACCTGACCAGCCGGCACACGCTGACCGCGACCGTCGGCACCAGCACGCTGAGCTGGACCGTCGACGGCGTCCAGGCCGAGGTCGCCTCGACCCTGTCCAAGCCGCTGCTCACCGTGCAGAAGCCGACCGGCCCGGAGTACGTCTACAACGACGCGTTCACGATGAAGCTGGCCGCGACCGACGACAGCCCCGGGTACGTCGTCCCGGAGTTCCGCGTCGACGGCGACGGTTGGTACAACTACTACGGCTGGCCGACCGACGCGAACGCGCCGTTCAAGTTCACCGCCGAGGGCACGGAGATCGACCAGCTGGTCTACGGCAAGCTCGGCGTACCGCGGGTGGTCCCGTGGGACGACGTCCCGTCCGGGTACGGGCGGCACCAGGTCGAGTACCGGGCGATCGATGCCTCCGGCAACATCGGCGACGCGCGCCGGTTCGCGGTGACGTTGTTGCGTCCGGCCCCCGCTTGTACGACGACGATCACCGGCGTACGGAACGGCCCGCTGACCGTGGCGAACGGCGTGACCTGCTTGAAGAACGCGACGATCAACGGCCCGGTCAGCGTCGGCGCCGGGGCCTCGTTGGTTGCCACCGACACCAAGATCTCGGGCCCGGTCCGCGGCGTCCGGGCCGCTCAGGTCCACCTGCTCCGGACGACGGTCAACGGCCCGGTCTCGCTGGAGGCGATCACCGGAGCGGCGGTCGTCGTCGGCAGCACCGTCAGCGGCCCGGTCTCGGTGACCGGCGCGCGGACAGCGGAACCCGTCGTACTGGCCGGCAACACGGTCAACGGCCCGCTCGCCTGCTCCGGCAACGCGGCGGCGCCGAGCAACCTGCAGGCGCCCAACAAGGTCGCCGGCCCGCGCTCGGGGCAGTGCGCGAGGCTCTGACGGAGGGTCCGCGTCCGCCCTGGCCGCAGGGCCCGCGTCCGCCCTGGCCGCAGGGCCCGCGTCCGCCTGGCCGCAGGGCTCGCGTCCGCCTGACCGCGGGACCAGGTCCGCGCGTCCGGCCCGGTGACAGGTTCGTGGCAGCCCCGCGGCGGTAGTTTGCCGCTGCGGGGCTGACTGCCGGGCTTGGGAGGGCTGGATGAACGGACTACGGGTGGCATCGCTGATGGCGGCCACCATCACCACCGGGATGCTCGCGGGAGTGTTCGGGATCTACGCGAACGCGGTCATGCCGGGGCTGGCGAAGACCGACGACAAGACCTTCGTCGGCGCGTTCCAGTCGATGGACCGGGCGATCCTCAACCCGATCTTCCTGGGGCTGGGCTTCGTCGGGGCGCTGGTGTTCACGCTGCTGGCCGGCGTACTGCACCTCAAGGAGAAGGCGTTTCCCTGGATCGCCGTCGCCTTCGTGCTCTACCTGATCACGTTCGTCGTCACGATCACCGTCAACGTCCCGATGAACGACACCCTCAAGGCCGCCGGCGACCCGGACACGATCGACGTCGCCGCCGCCCGCGCCGCCTTCGACGAGGCCCGCTGGCGCTCGTTCAACCTGCTCCGCGTCGCTCTCAACACGGTCGCGTTCGGTCTGCTGGCCTGGGCGCTCTACGTCAGCGGCCGGTCCTCGGTCCAGCCGTGACCTTCTGTTGTCTCGGTCGCTGCGAGTGACGATGTGAGTCTGGGGCGCCGGGCTGTCAGAATGCCGTCGTGGCACCTGTTCAAGCTCCGCCGTCCCAGCAGCTCCCCGCGGTCCAGAAGTTGCGTGTGCGCTTCGCCAAGCGGGGACGCCTGCGGTTCACCTCGCACCGCGACTTCCAGCGCGCCTTCGAGCGGGCGGTCCGGCGCGCGGAGCTGCCGGTGGCGTTTTCGCACGGATTCAGCCCGCACCCGAAGATCTCGTACGCCGGCGCCGCGCCGACCGGCGCGGCCTCCGAGGCGGAGTACTTGGAGATCTCGCTCACACACGAGCGCGCGCCGGACGTCGTACGGGCTGCTCTGGACGAGGCGCTGCCGCCCGGGCTGGACGTGCTGGACGTGGTGACCGCCGTGGGTGGGTCGCTGGCCGAGCAACTGGAGGCCAGCGAGTGGGAGATCGCGCTGCCGGGCGTGGATGCGGCCGACGCCGCCGGCGCGGTGGAGGCGTTCCTCGCGCGGGAGGAAATTCTGGTCGAGCGCATGACCAAACGGGGGCTTCGCTCGTTCGACTGTCGAGAGGCCGTTCTCCGACTCACCGTCGGTAGTGGACCGGCGACGGTTGCCACGTGTGCGATACTGCAAGTGGTGTTACGGCACGGAACCCCGGCCGTGAGACCCGACGACGCTCTCGCCGGCGTGCTCGAAGTAGCGACGCTTCCGGTGACGGGCCCGGCTCTTCTGACCAGGCTCGCCCAGGGCCCGCTCATCGCGGCCTCCGGCACAGTGGACGATCCGCTCGCTCGTGACCGCGACGCCAACCAGGCGACCGCGACCGGCCAGGCGGTAGACCATGAGACGCACCACGCGGAGGGCGACGTCGCCGCTCCGACTGCGCCCTGAAGCGCGGGGGAGCGGGACCCAGCAGGCTTCCGCCGTGCCGGCCACCCGCCGGAAACGGCGAGACCGTGACCGCCCCCTGGGCGCGCCGGACCCGTGACAGGGGTCGCAGGATGCGCCGGAGGGCCTGAGGAGACCCGCACTGCATGCTCGACAACGAGCCGAACACCACTGAGGCCGACGACTCGGCCCCCACCCAGCCGGCCCGCAAGGCCGGCACTAAGAAGACCGCCGCGAAGAAGACGACGGCCAAGACCGCCACCACCCGCAAGCGCACGGTCAAGAAGACCGCCGCGCCCGCCGAGGTGAGCACCCAGTCCGACGCCGAGAGCGCCGACCCGGCCCCGGCTCCGGTGAAGAAGGCCGCCGCCCGCAAGACCGCCGCGAAGGCCCCCGCCAAGAAGGCGGCCGCCAAGCGCACGGTCAAGAAGGCCGCTGCCGCCCCCGCCGAGGACACCAGCACCTCCGACGCCGGCCCGGTCGTCGAAACCCCGGCCCCGGCGAAGAAGACCACCCGCCGCCGCACCACCAAGAAGGCCACGGCCCCCCAGCCCGACCTCCTGACCCCCGACTCCCCCCTCACCGACGGCCCCGTAGCCGACGCCGAGGAAGACGAGGAAACCCTCGCAGCCGAGGCCGCCACGTCTGCCCAGTCAGGCACCTCTGCCTCGAACGCAACGGGCGCCGCCGCGGCCTCAGCCACAGGCGACGTTTCCGGCGCCGGCCAGGCCTCCGGTACCACCGCCGAGACCGCACCCAAGTCGGTCACCACCACCCAGGCCGGGACGACCCAGTCCGGCACCGGCCGCGGCCGGTCCGCCCGCTCGGGCGCGACCTCTGCCCAATCGGGCAACACTGCTTCGGACACAACTGGCGCCGCCGCGGCCTCAGCCACAGGCGACGTTTCCGGCGCCGGCCAGGCCTCCCGCACCACCGCCGAGACCGCACCCAAGTCGGTCACCACCACCGGTACGTCCTACGTGACCGTCGGCGGCGGCACCCCGGCCGCAACCGAGGAGCCCGAGGCACCCGCCGAGGAGACCCCCCAGCGCCGCTCCCGCCGCCGCGCCCCCGTTGCAGCCCCGCTGTTCCAGGCACCGGTAGAGGTCGCCCCCCAGGCGGCAGCGACCAGCCCGGTCGAGGCCACCCCGGAGACCACCGACACCCCGCGCAAGCGGACCCGCAGCCGCCGCGGCGCGGCCGCCGAGGTCGACGTACAGACCGAGCAGCCGACCGACGTACCGGCCGAGACCGCGGAGATCGAGGAGCAGCCGACCGCGCGTCGCCGTCGCTCCCGCCGGGGCAAGGACGCCGAGGAGCTCGCCGAGGCCACCACCGAGGCGGCCGAGGAGATCACCGCCGACGACGCGGCCGACGACGACGCCGAGGAGGACGGCGAGGGCACCCGCCGTCGCCGTCGCCGTCGCGGAGGCCGTCGCCGCCGCAAGTCGGGCGAGGGCGCGGACGACAACGCCGACTCCGACGAGGACGACACCGACGACGAGCAGTCCGCCGAGGCCGACACCGAGGACGACGGGGAGCAGTCCGACGACGAGGGCTCCGGCAGCTCGTCGCGCCGTCGCCGCCGCCGTCGTCGCCGCAAGGGCGAAGAGGGTTCCGGCGCGGCCGACGACCCGGACGAGACCGTCGTACGGGTCCGTGAGCCGCGCAGCAAGAACACCGCGAACGAGATCACCGCGGTCGAGGGCTCGACCCGCCTGGAGGCGAAGAAGCAGCGCCGCCGTGAGGGTCGCGCCGCCGGCCGCCGCCGCGCGCCGATCGTCACCGAGGCCGAGTTCCTGGCCCGGCGGGAGTCGGTCGAGCGGGCGATGGTGATCCGCGCCCGCGGCGACCTGACCCAGATCGCCGTCTCCGAGGACAACGTCCTGGTCGAGCACTACGTCGCCCAGGAGGAGCAGGTCTCGCTGATCGGCAACGTGTACCTCGGCCGGGTGCAGAACGTGCTGCCCAGCATGGAGGCCGCGTTCATCGACATCGGCAAGGGCCGCAACGCGGTCCTGTACGCCGGCGAGGTCGACTGGGCCACGCTCGGCGGCGGCAACGGCCCGCGCAAGATCGAGTCGGTGCTGAAGTCCGGCCAGGCCGTCCTGGTCCAGGTGACCAAGGACCCGATCGGCCACAAGGGCGCCCGGCTCACCAACCAGATCAGCCTGCCCGGCCGGTACGTCGTGTACGTGCCGCGCGGCGGCAACGGCGGGATCAGCCGCAAGCTGCCCGACACCGAGCGCAACCGGCTCAAGACCATCCTCAAGGACATCGTCCCGGACGAGGCGGGCGTCATCGTCCGTACGGCGGCCGAGGGCGCGACCGAGGAGGAGCTGACCGCCGACGTCAGCCGCCTGCAGTCGTACTGGACCGAGATCGACAAGCTGTCGAAGTCGGGCCAGGCGCCGCAGCTGCTGCACGGCGAGCCGGACCTGCTGATCCGCGTCGTCCGCGACCTGTTCACCGAGGACTTCACCAAGCTGGTGATCTCCGGTGACGACGCCTTCGACCAGGTCAGCGAGTACGTCTCGTCGGTCGCGCCGCACCTGGCCGACCGGGTCGAGAAGTGGACCGGCGACAACGACGTGTTCGCCAACTTCCGGATCGACGAGCAGATCAAGAAGGCGCTGGACCGCAAGGTCTGGCTGCCGTCGGGCGGTTCGCTGATCATCGACCGGACCGAGGCGATGACCGTCGTCGACGTCAACACCGGCAAGTTCACCGGCTCCGGGGGCAACCTCGAGGAGACCGTCACCAAGAACAACCTGGAAGCGGCCGAGGAGATCGTCCGCCAGCTGCGGCTGCGCGACATCGGCGGCATCATCGTGATCGACTTCATCGACATGGTGCTGGAGTCCAACCGCGATCTCGTACTGCGCCGCCTGGTGGAGTGCCTGGGCCGCGACCGGACCAAGCACCAGGTCGCCGAGGTGACCTCGCTGGGGCTGGTGCAGATGACGCGCAAGCGGATCGGCACCGGGCTGCTCGAGGCGTTCAGCGAGAACTGTGACCACTGCGGTGGCCGTGGCCTGATCCTGCACGACGAGCCGAAGGAGTCCCGCCGCGGCGGGGGCCGCGGCCAGCAGCAGGAGCAGAAGAACGGCCACGACCACGGCAAGGCCTCCTCCGACGGCGAGGGCCGCAAGAGCTCACGCCGCAACCGGGGCAAGGGCCGTCGCGACGACGAGCAGACCGAGACCGCTGACGCGGCGCCGCACAACGGCGACGCCGCGCAGCGCCTGGCCCAGATCGCCGCCGCCTCGGCAGCGGCGAACGGGCACGACGAGGCTCCGGCCCCGGACTCGGGACCGGCGGCCGACTCGGGCTCCGAAGAGCGGGTGAACGACGTACAGGACGTTGCTGCGGAGGCCCCGGCCGAAGCGTCGGAGTCCTCGGACAACGGGTCCACCCGGACCCGTCGCCGTCGCAGCAGCCGGAGCCGGTCGAAGTCGGCCGATTCCGACGCGGACACCGCTCAGGAGCTGGTCACGACCGCTCCCTAGCACCGTTTTGAAGTTTGCGACGCTCGCGTAGTAAACTTCCCTTTCGGCGCGCATCCTGCGTGCCTCCTTTGTGTGGGCCGGGTGTGCTGGTGTGGCTTGACTCCACCAGCACCCAGGCTCGGTAAGTCTTCCGAACAAACAGAGAGTGAGATCCACGGTGTACGCGATCGTGCGCAGTGGCGGCACCCAGCAGAAGGTCGCCGTCGGCGATGTCATCGAGATCGACAGCCTGACGGACCAGGTGGGCGAGACGGTTTCGCTGCCCGCAGTCCTCGTCGTCGATGGCGACACCGTGACGACCGATGCCGCCGCTTTGTCCAAGGTGGCCGTGTCGGCCGAGGTCCTCGGCCGGACCAAGGGCCCGAAGATCACCATCCTCAAGTACAAGAACAAGACCGGTTACCGCAAGCGCCAGGGGCACCGTCAGCACTACACCCAGGTCAAGGTCACCGCGATCGACGCTAAGAAACTGTCGTCCTCTGAGAAGAAGGGGAGCTGATCTAGACATGGCACACAAGAAGGGCGCGGCGTCCACCCGTAACGGGCGCGACTCGAACGCGCAGCGGCTCGGCGTCAAGCGGTTCGGCGGCCAGCTGGTCAACGCCGGCGAGATCATCGTCCGGCAGCGCGGCACGCACTTCCACCCGGGCTCGCTGGTCGGCCGGGGTGGCGACGACACGCTGTTCGCGCTGGCCGAGGGGCGGGTCGAGTTCGGCACCCGTCGCGGCCGTCGCGTCGTCAACATCGTCCCGGCCCCGGCGGAGTAACACCGCCACCCGGCACGTTTGCAAGCTCTGAGAGGGGCGGGTCGCGGAATACCGCGGCCCGTCCCTTTCGCTGTTCCAGGAGAACCCTCTCCGAACCCTGCAGGAAGTAGAGAACACCGATGGCGATTCCCAGCTTTGTCGACCGGGTCACGGTGCACGTCACCGGTGGCAACGGCGGAAACGGCTGCGCCTCGGTGCACCGGGAGAAGTTCAAGCCGCTCGGCGGCCCGGACGGCGGCAACGGCGGAGACGGCGGCAGCATCATCGTGCGCGTCGACCCCGACCTGACCACGCTGGTCGACTACCACCGCTCCAGCCACCGCTCGGCGACGAACGGTGCCCAGGGCAAGGGTGACCACCAGGCCGGCAGCAAGGGCGGCGACGTCGTCCTGCCGGTCCCGGACGGCACCGTGATCAGTACGCCGGAGGGCGAGGTCCTCGCCGACCTGGTCGGTCCCGGCGCGGAGTTCGTCGCGGCCGCCGGCGGCAAGGGCGGCCTGGGCAACGCGGCGCTGGCCAGCTCGGCCCGCAAGGCGCCCGGCTTCGCGCTGCTCGGTGAGGACGGCGAGGAGCGCACGGTCGTCCTCGAGCTCAAGGTCGTCGCCGACATCGGCCTGGTCGGCTTCCCGAGCGCGGGCAAGTCGTCGCTGGTCGCCTCGATCAGCCGCGCGCGGCCGAAGATCGCCGACTACCCGTTCACCACCCTGATCCCGAACCTCGGCGTCGTGGTCGCGGGCGAGACCACGTTCACCGTGGCCGACGTACCGGGCCTGATCGAGGGCGCCAGCGAGGGCCGCGGGCTCGGGCACGACTTCCTGCGGCACGTCGAGCGCTGCGCGGCGCTGATCCACGTGATCGACTGCGCGACGTACGAGCCGGGCCGTGACCCGCTGAGCGACCTGGACACGATCGAGGCCGAGCTGACCGCGCACGGCGGCCTCGAGGACCGGCCGCGGCTGGTCGCGCTGAACAAGGTCGACGTCCCGGACGCGCGCGAGATCGCGGAGATGGTGACCGCGGACCTGGAAACGCGCGGGATGAAGGTGTTCTCGATCTCGACCGCCAGCCACGAGGGCCTGGACGCGCTGAAGTTCGCGATGGCCGAGGTCGTCACCAAGCGGCGTGCCGAGACGGCGAAGCCCGACACGACCCGGATCATCATCCGGCCGCAGGCGACCGGCGGGGTCGAGTTCAAGGTGAAGAAGACCCCCGACGGCGCGTGGCTGGTGCAGGGCGACAAGCCCGAGCGCTGGGTCCGGCAGACCGACTTCACCAACGCCGAGGCGACCGGGTACCTGGCCGACCGGCTGAACCGGCTCGGCGTCGAGAAAGCGCTGCTGGAGCAAGGCGCGGTCGAGGGCGACGGCGTGATGATCGGCGACGGCCCGAACGCGGTCGTGTTCGACTTCGCGCCCGACGTACAGGCTGGTGCGGAGCTGCTCTCGCGGCGTGGTGAGGACCACCGCCTCGAGGAGGACCGTCCGGCCGCGCAGCGCCGCAAGGCCAAGGACGAGATGTACCACGCGCGCAGGTCCGGCGAGATCGAGGCGTCGCCCGACCTGTCGGAGTACGGCGCGGGCTGGACCGAGGACGAGGTCGACCTGTCCCCGGCCGAGTCGAAGGCGGCCCAGAAGGCGGCCGAGCGGCTCGCCCGCAAGCAGGCTCGGGAGCTGGAGGCCGAGCAGGAACTGCGGGCCGAGCTCGCGTTCGCCGCCGGTCAGGACATCGACATCGAGG
The Kribbella italica DNA segment above includes these coding regions:
- the rpmA gene encoding 50S ribosomal protein L27, translated to MAHKKGAASTRNGRDSNAQRLGVKRFGGQLVNAGEIIVRQRGTHFHPGSLVGRGGDDTLFALAEGRVEFGTRRGRRVVNIVPAPAE
- a CDS encoding Rne/Rng family ribonuclease, which encodes MLDNEPNTTEADDSAPTQPARKAGTKKTAAKKTTAKTATTRKRTVKKTAAPAEVSTQSDAESADPAPAPVKKAAARKTAAKAPAKKAAAKRTVKKAAAAPAEDTSTSDAGPVVETPAPAKKTTRRRTTKKATAPQPDLLTPDSPLTDGPVADAEEDEETLAAEAATSAQSGTSASNATGAAAASATGDVSGAGQASGTTAETAPKSVTTTQAGTTQSGTGRGRSARSGATSAQSGNTASDTTGAAAASATGDVSGAGQASRTTAETAPKSVTTTGTSYVTVGGGTPAATEEPEAPAEETPQRRSRRRAPVAAPLFQAPVEVAPQAAATSPVEATPETTDTPRKRTRSRRGAAAEVDVQTEQPTDVPAETAEIEEQPTARRRRSRRGKDAEELAEATTEAAEEITADDAADDDAEEDGEGTRRRRRRRGGRRRRKSGEGADDNADSDEDDTDDEQSAEADTEDDGEQSDDEGSGSSSRRRRRRRRRKGEEGSGAADDPDETVVRVREPRSKNTANEITAVEGSTRLEAKKQRRREGRAAGRRRAPIVTEAEFLARRESVERAMVIRARGDLTQIAVSEDNVLVEHYVAQEEQVSLIGNVYLGRVQNVLPSMEAAFIDIGKGRNAVLYAGEVDWATLGGGNGPRKIESVLKSGQAVLVQVTKDPIGHKGARLTNQISLPGRYVVYVPRGGNGGISRKLPDTERNRLKTILKDIVPDEAGVIVRTAAEGATEEELTADVSRLQSYWTEIDKLSKSGQAPQLLHGEPDLLIRVVRDLFTEDFTKLVISGDDAFDQVSEYVSSVAPHLADRVEKWTGDNDVFANFRIDEQIKKALDRKVWLPSGGSLIIDRTEAMTVVDVNTGKFTGSGGNLEETVTKNNLEAAEEIVRQLRLRDIGGIIVIDFIDMVLESNRDLVLRRLVECLGRDRTKHQVAEVTSLGLVQMTRKRIGTGLLEAFSENCDHCGGRGLILHDEPKESRRGGGRGQQQEQKNGHDHGKASSDGEGRKSSRRNRGKGRRDDEQTETADAAPHNGDAAQRLAQIAAASAAANGHDEAPAPDSGPAADSGSEERVNDVQDVAAEAPAEASESSDNGSTRTRRRRSSRSRSKSADSDADTAQELVTTAP
- the rplU gene encoding 50S ribosomal protein L21, with amino-acid sequence MYAIVRSGGTQQKVAVGDVIEIDSLTDQVGETVSLPAVLVVDGDTVTTDAAALSKVAVSAEVLGRTKGPKITILKYKNKTGYRKRQGHRQHYTQVKVTAIDAKKLSSSEKKGS
- the obgE gene encoding GTPase ObgE, whose protein sequence is MAIPSFVDRVTVHVTGGNGGNGCASVHREKFKPLGGPDGGNGGDGGSIIVRVDPDLTTLVDYHRSSHRSATNGAQGKGDHQAGSKGGDVVLPVPDGTVISTPEGEVLADLVGPGAEFVAAAGGKGGLGNAALASSARKAPGFALLGEDGEERTVVLELKVVADIGLVGFPSAGKSSLVASISRARPKIADYPFTTLIPNLGVVVAGETTFTVADVPGLIEGASEGRGLGHDFLRHVERCAALIHVIDCATYEPGRDPLSDLDTIEAELTAHGGLEDRPRLVALNKVDVPDAREIAEMVTADLETRGMKVFSISTASHEGLDALKFAMAEVVTKRRAETAKPDTTRIIIRPQATGGVEFKVKKTPDGAWLVQGDKPERWVRQTDFTNAEATGYLADRLNRLGVEKALLEQGAVEGDGVMIGDGPNAVVFDFAPDVQAGAELLSRRGEDHRLEEDRPAAQRRKAKDEMYHARRSGEIEASPDLSEYGAGWTEDEVDLSPAESKAAQKAAERLARKQARELEAEQELRAELAFAAGQDIDIEAEDRK